One segment of Setaria viridis chromosome 4, Setaria_viridis_v4.0, whole genome shotgun sequence DNA contains the following:
- the LOC117853924 gene encoding protein NRT1/ PTR FAMILY 7.3: MLSLSSVFFLVVPSRCGDGVGLRPCQPPSHLGIVMFQLSAYTTAFGIGGYQPSVATFGADQFDDSDNSERGSKLAFFSYFYMALNIGSLFSNTFLAFYEDKGMWVRGFWASTAAAALGLLVFLLGTPYYRHYKPTGNPLTRMAQVFTAAFRKRHIQTPPGENLHDVEDDEDSGVPGIRKLLHRDRFRCLDKAAIATEEDYHAGNTKNPWRLCTVTQVEEVKCILGLIPIWICTIIYSLEYTQMGSTFVEQGTAMDTNLFGKFRVPAASMSVFDIISVILSVLAYRFVIAPMASRFTKNPDGITDLQRMGSGLIIALIGMLAAAVVEIYRRRHIVATDQPSPMSVLWQAPQYALIGASEVFMYIGQLDFFSGQMPDGMKCLGSSLCMASISLGNFVSMLTVSTVNAITGRRRNRGWITKNINHGHLERFFLLLVGLSVLDFIIFVVFAIIYKGTQFKEGRRHISH, from the exons ATGCTGTCGCTGTCCTCGGTGTTCTTCCTGGTGGTGCCGTCGAGGTGCGGCGATGGAGTAGGGTTGAGGCCGTGCCAACCACCATCGCACCTCGGCATTGTGATGTTCCAGTTGTCAGCCTACACGACTGCATTCGGGATAGGCGGGTATCAGCCGTCAGTGGCGACGTTCGGGGCAGACCAATTCGATGACTCAGACAACAGCGAGCGGGGCTCAAAGCTTGCCTTCTTCAGCTACTTCTACATGGCGCTCAACATCGGCTCCCTCTTCTCCAACACCTTCCTGGCATTCTATGAGGATAAGGGCATGTGGGTCAGGGGCTTCTGGGCCTCCACAGCAGCTGCTGCACTTGGGCTTCTTGTCTTTCTTCTGGGGACACCATACTACCGCCACTACAAGCCCACTGGCAACCCGCTCACACGCATGGCCCAGGTGTTCACTGCTGCGTTCCGCAAGAGGCACATCCAGACGCCCCCTGGTGAGAACCTCCATGATGTTGAAGATGATGAGGATTCAGGGGTTCCAGGCATTCGCAAACTCTTGCACAGAGATCGGTTCAG GTGTCTTGATAAGGCAGCTATAGCGACTGAGGAGGACTACCATGCTGGGAACACCAAGAATCCGTGGAGGTTGTGCACGGTGAcgcaggtggaggaggtgaagTGCATCCTGGGCTTGATCCCCATATGGATCTGCACCATCATCTACTCGCTTGAGTACACCCAAATGGGGTCCACATTCGTGGAGCAAGGTACGGCCATGGACACCAACCTCTTTGGCAAGTTCCGCGTGCCTGCCGCAAGCATGTCAGTGTTTGACATCATCAGCGTGATCCTCTCCGTCCTTGCCTACCGCTTCGTCATTGCGCCCATGGCGTCAAGGTTCACAAAGAACCCCGATGGCATCACCGATCTCCAACGCATGGGCTCTGGGCTGATCATCGCGTTGATCGGCATGCTCGCCGCAGCAGTTGTTGAGATCTACCGACGGCGTCATATTGTGGCAACGGACCAGCCAAGCCCCATGAGTGTCCTCTGGCAGGCTCCACAGTACGCGCTGATTGGTGCCTCAGAAGTCTTCATGTACATAGGCCAGCTAGATTTCTTCAGTGGGCAGATGCCGGACGGCATGAAGTGCTTAGGCAGCTCGTTGTGCATGGCGTCCATCTCGCTTGGAAACTTTGTCAGCATGCTGACAGTCAGTACAGTCAATGCAATCACCGGTCGGCGAAGGAACAGAGGCTGGATCACAAAAAACATTAACCATGGACACCTTGAACGGTTCTTCCTGCTCCTGGTTGGGCTATCAGTTCTTGACTTCATCATTTTTGTAGTATTTGCCATTATATACAAGGGCACCCAGTTTAAGGAGGGAAGAAGGCATATCTCTCATTAA